The following are from one region of the Mauremys mutica isolate MM-2020 ecotype Southern chromosome 22, ASM2049712v1, whole genome shotgun sequence genome:
- the LOC123354628 gene encoding cysteine-rich tail protein 1-like yields the protein MQRGGMAVENPYASVNIQLENSFIKRYLGEEPPSLTVVVNPTEQLSGASKSVPLGSWDGSKVLTRKSRALPYNPYGSLKLLNGASSALPYTIELDKDQKSPEVGTDSGCCCCCKCCPRCRKCCCVVS from the coding sequence ATGCAGCGTGGTGGCATGGCTGTTGAGAACCCCTACGCCAGTGTGAATATTCAGCTCGAGAACAGCTTCATTAAGCGCTAcctgggggaggagccgcccTCGCTGACTGTCGTTGTTAATCCGACAGAGCAGCTGAGCGGTGCCAGTAAATCGGTGCCACTGGGTAGTTGGGATGGTTCAAAAGTCCTGACGCGGAAGTCCAGGGCCCTGCCGTATAACCCGTATGGCAGCCTGAAGCTGCTGAACGGCGCTTCCTCGGCCCTGCCCTACACCATCGAGCTAGACAAGGACCAGAAGAGTCCTGAGGTGGGCACGgacagtggctgctgctgctgctgtaagtGCTGCCCCCGCTGCCGGAAATGCTGCTGTGTCGTCTCCTAA